From the genome of Streptomyces sp. NBC_01317, one region includes:
- the hisN gene encoding histidinol-phosphatase, which yields MPDYHDDLRLAHVLADAADAATMDRFKALDLKVETKPDMTPVSEADKAAEELIRGHLQRARPRDAILGEEFGIEGTGPRRWVIDPIDGTKNYVRGVPVWATLISLMVATEGGYEPVVGVVSAPALGRRWWAAKGGGAYTGRSLSSATRLRVSDVANVGDASFAYSSITGWEEQGRLDGFLDLSRAVWRTRAYGDFWPYMMVAEGSVDMCAEPELSLWDMAAVAVVVQEAGGSFTGLDGQPGPHSGNAAASNGVLHEELLGYLNQRY from the coding sequence ATGCCCGATTACCACGATGATCTGCGCCTCGCCCACGTTCTCGCGGACGCCGCCGACGCCGCGACGATGGACCGGTTCAAGGCGCTCGACCTCAAGGTCGAGACCAAACCGGACATGACTCCGGTGAGTGAGGCCGACAAGGCCGCCGAGGAGCTGATCCGTGGGCATCTCCAGCGGGCCAGGCCGCGGGACGCGATCCTGGGCGAGGAGTTCGGCATCGAGGGCACGGGGCCGCGCCGCTGGGTGATCGACCCCATCGACGGCACCAAGAACTACGTACGCGGGGTGCCCGTCTGGGCGACGCTGATCTCCCTGATGGTGGCCACCGAGGGCGGGTACGAACCGGTCGTCGGCGTGGTGTCCGCGCCCGCGCTGGGCCGGCGCTGGTGGGCGGCGAAGGGCGGCGGCGCGTATACAGGCCGCAGCCTCTCCTCGGCGACCCGGCTGCGGGTGTCGGACGTCGCGAACGTGGGCGACGCGTCGTTCGCGTACTCCTCGATCACCGGCTGGGAGGAGCAGGGCCGGCTCGACGGCTTCCTCGACCTGTCCCGGGCGGTCTGGCGCACCCGTGCCTACGGCGACTTCTGGCCGTACATGATGGTCGCGGAGGGCTCGGTGGACATGTGCGCGGAGCCGGAGCTGTCACTGTGGGACATGGCGGCGGTGGCGGTCGTGGTCCAGGAGGCGGGCGGCAGCTTCACCGGGCTCGACGGGCAGCCGGGCCCGCACAGCGGCAACGCGGCGGCCTCGAACGGCGTGCTCCACGAGGAGTTGCTCGGCTATCTGAACCAGCGCTACTGA
- a CDS encoding M50 family metallopeptidase, with product MASIDVTSISDLWDRVFGSQPAPDRWLVVVTGVVALAAVVPHPVWRVSRNTITIAHEGGHGLIALVTGRRLNGIRLHSDTSGLTVSRGKPAGIGMILTAAAGYTAPPLLGLGGAWLLSAHHITLLLWLATALLIAMLVMIRNAYGALTVILTGAAFLLVSWLTGPAVQSAFAYTAVWFLLLGGVRPAFELQSKRRHGGAGDSDADQLARLTNVPPVLWLFLFHAVSVCSLIGGGRWMLGL from the coding sequence ATGGCCAGCATCGACGTCACGTCCATATCCGACCTGTGGGACCGCGTCTTCGGCAGTCAGCCGGCGCCGGACCGGTGGCTGGTGGTCGTGACGGGGGTCGTCGCCCTCGCCGCGGTGGTGCCCCACCCCGTCTGGCGGGTGTCGCGCAACACCATCACCATCGCCCACGAGGGCGGCCACGGCCTGATCGCGCTGGTCACCGGCCGCCGCCTGAACGGGATCCGGCTGCACTCGGACACCTCGGGCCTGACCGTCAGCCGCGGAAAGCCCGCCGGGATCGGCATGATCCTGACGGCCGCCGCCGGCTACACCGCGCCCCCGCTGCTCGGACTCGGCGGCGCCTGGCTGCTCTCCGCGCACCACATCACGCTGCTGCTCTGGCTCGCGACCGCCCTGCTGATCGCGATGCTGGTGATGATCCGCAACGCGTACGGGGCGCTCACCGTGATCCTGACCGGCGCGGCCTTCCTCCTGGTCTCCTGGCTCACCGGCCCGGCGGTCCAGTCGGCGTTCGCGTACACCGCCGTGTGGTTCCTGCTGCTCGGAGGCGTACGGCCGGCCTTCGAGCTCCAGTCCAAGCGCCGGCACGGCGGGGCGGGCGACTCGGACGCGGACCAGCTGGCGCGGCTGACGAACGTACCGCCCGTGCTGTGGCTCTTCCTCTTCCACGCCGTCTCGGTCTGCTCACTGATCGGCGGCGGACGCTGGATGCTCGGTCTCTGA
- the rsgA gene encoding ribosome small subunit-dependent GTPase A, producing the protein MRRYGKNPDEDDIRTRPNPKGNRPRTNIRPKHEDASEGMVLTVDRGRLTCLVEDRVVLAMTARELGRKAAVVGDRVDIVGDLSGKKDTLARIVRIGKRTSVLRRTADDDDPYERVVVANADQLAIVTALADPEPRPRLIDRCLVAAFDAGLEPLLVLTKSDLASADELLETYQDLGIHYVVTRRDELESGFAADRVREYLEGKATAFVGHSGVGKTTLVNALVPEDRHRSTGLVNAVTGRGRHTTTSALALPLAKADGWVIDTPGIRSFGLHHVDPSRVILAFPDLVPGTEGCPRACSHDEPDCALDAWVAEGHASPARLYSLRRLLATRERREGD; encoded by the coding sequence ATGCGCCGCTACGGCAAGAACCCCGACGAGGACGACATCCGTACCCGCCCCAACCCGAAGGGCAACCGGCCGCGTACGAACATCAGGCCCAAGCACGAGGACGCCTCGGAGGGCATGGTCCTGACCGTGGACCGCGGCCGGCTCACCTGCCTCGTCGAGGACCGGGTCGTGCTCGCGATGACCGCCCGCGAGCTGGGCCGCAAGGCCGCGGTGGTGGGCGACCGGGTCGACATCGTCGGTGACCTGTCGGGCAAGAAGGACACGCTGGCGCGGATCGTACGGATCGGGAAACGGACCTCGGTCCTGCGGCGCACGGCGGACGACGACGACCCGTACGAGCGGGTGGTCGTCGCCAACGCCGACCAGCTCGCGATCGTCACCGCGCTCGCCGACCCCGAGCCGCGCCCCCGGCTGATCGACCGCTGCCTGGTCGCGGCGTTCGACGCGGGACTCGAACCGCTGCTGGTGCTGACCAAGTCCGACCTGGCCTCTGCGGACGAGCTGCTGGAGACGTACCAGGACCTCGGCATCCACTATGTCGTCACGCGGCGCGACGAGTTGGAGAGCGGGTTCGCGGCGGACCGGGTGCGGGAGTATCTGGAAGGCAAGGCGACCGCGTTCGTCGGGCACTCCGGCGTCGGCAAGACAACGCTGGTCAACGCGCTCGTCCCGGAGGACAGGCACCGGAGTACGGGCCTGGTCAACGCGGTCACCGGGCGCGGCAGGCACACCACCACGTCGGCGCTCGCGCTGCCGCTGGCGAAGGCGGACGGCTGGGTCATCGACACCCCGGGCATCCGGTCCTTCGGGCTGCACCACGTCGATCCGTCGCGCGTCATCCTGGCGTTCCCGGACCTGGTGCCGGGGACGGAGGGCTGCCCGCGCGCGTGCAGCCACGACGAGCCGGACTGCGCGCTGGACGCGTGGGTCGCGGAGGGGCACGCGAGCCCGGCCCGGCTGTACTCGCTGCGGCGGCTCCTCGCCACACGCGAGCGACGCGAAGGCGACTGA
- a CDS encoding Fur family transcriptional regulator, whose translation MSDLLERLRERGWRMTAQRRVVAEVLDGDHVHLTADEVHARAVARLPEISRATVYNTLGEMVTLGEVIEVSTDRRAKRYDPNAHHPHHHLVCAQCGAIKDVHPTGDPLASLPDGERFGFSISDVEVTYRGTCPNCAAA comes from the coding sequence ATGAGTGACCTGTTGGAACGACTTCGCGAGCGCGGCTGGCGTATGACCGCACAGCGGCGTGTCGTGGCCGAGGTCCTCGACGGCGACCATGTGCACCTGACGGCCGACGAGGTGCACGCGCGTGCCGTCGCCCGGCTCCCCGAGATCTCCCGCGCGACCGTCTACAACACCCTGGGTGAGATGGTCACGCTGGGCGAGGTCATCGAGGTGTCCACGGACCGCCGCGCCAAGCGGTACGACCCCAACGCGCACCACCCGCACCACCACTTGGTCTGCGCCCAGTGCGGCGCGATCAAGGACGTGCACCCGACGGGTGATCCGCTGGCGTCCCTCCCGGACGGCGAGCGCTTCGGATTCTCGATCTCGGACGTCGAGGTGACGTACCGCGGTACGTGCCCGAACTGCGCCGCGGCGTAA
- a CDS encoding TetR/AcrR family transcriptional regulator has protein sequence MPTAREALLDAAQSALAESPWQAVRMVEVASAAGVSRQTLYNEFSGKDGLARALVRREADLYLRGVDGQLAGTDTRAEPAERLAAVAEWTVARAGDRPLLRALLTGCWGEWLPAPRPLRDPGAPAAVPARRAADAGPPVPAELVALVRDRSASTLDGGRTDHNLHRCELAVRLALSHLVAPGAQPVGQLVRTAVTAAPGACGEYGVSAPSPRAGGR, from the coding sequence ATGCCTACCGCACGTGAAGCCCTGCTCGACGCCGCCCAGTCGGCGCTCGCCGAGTCGCCCTGGCAGGCCGTCAGGATGGTCGAGGTGGCGTCCGCCGCCGGGGTGTCCCGGCAGACCCTCTACAACGAGTTCAGCGGCAAGGACGGGCTGGCCCGCGCGCTGGTGCGACGCGAGGCCGACCTCTATCTGCGGGGTGTGGACGGGCAGTTGGCCGGTACGGACACCCGGGCCGAACCGGCCGAGCGGCTGGCCGCCGTCGCCGAGTGGACCGTCGCCCGCGCGGGGGACCGGCCCCTGCTGCGGGCGCTGCTCACCGGCTGCTGGGGGGAGTGGCTGCCCGCCCCGCGCCCGTTGCGCGACCCCGGGGCGCCCGCGGCCGTCCCCGCGCGGCGCGCGGCCGACGCGGGGCCGCCCGTACCGGCCGAGCTGGTGGCGCTGGTACGGGACCGGTCGGCGAGCACGCTGGACGGGGGGCGCACGGACCACAATCTGCACCGGTGCGAACTGGCCGTACGCCTCGCGCTCTCCCATCTGGTCGCGCCCGGCGCACAACCGGTGGGTCAGCTGGTCCGCACAGCGGTCACAGCGGCGCCCGGCGCATGCGGCGAATACGGGGTCAGTGCGCCGAGCCCGAGAGCTGGAGGCCGATGA
- a CDS encoding tetratricopeptide repeat protein yields the protein MVFMGDRATLLETGRFVQQHEASDAEAEARHRRAAENGDTASMSVLGALLLRRGDLDAAEPYLRAATAEGERAAANNLGVLLHQRGYVEEAAGWWRIAAVAGSAAAAHALGRHYRERGDEPAAEYWLRQSAEQGHALGAYALADLLEHRSDVGAERWLRAAAEQGHREASYRLARALERRAKESARSGADVVYSSNRGQYETGTGRPVPPGARGSAAPSPPRADRADRSDRTGRADRLDRLDRPDPLDRLGRPGRAARQDRRAGADGPTLISEAAQWYQQAAARGHRRAALHLGAILEKRGELKEAGRWYLTAAKDGEARAACALGFLLRDAGDEESAAVWWLRAAQDGDGNAANALGALHAARGEPQTAERWYRAAMDAGDVNGAYNLGLLCAAQDRTVQAEQWYRRAAYAGHREAANALAVLLLQADDATGAEPWFSKAAEAGSVDAAFNLGILHAGRDEDRTALRWYERAAAAGHTEAALQVGIAYLRDGDEQSAERHLRCAAGGGSAEAAFRLATVLDARRPPPGPPALGETYPEKSECEQWYERAAEQGHRRAQVRVGMLAAGRGDMTDAARWYREAAEAGSRNGAFNLGLLLAREGGEREAALWWTRAAQAGHGRAALRLALLAARRGELTEGQRWCARAVELGPSEVSERAARLRDALHQELTA from the coding sequence ATGGTATTTATGGGGGATAGGGCAACTCTGTTGGAGACAGGGCGGTTTGTGCAGCAACACGAGGCCTCGGACGCCGAGGCGGAAGCGCGTCACCGCCGCGCCGCCGAGAACGGCGACACCGCGTCGATGAGCGTGCTCGGCGCCCTGCTGCTGCGCCGTGGCGACCTCGACGCCGCCGAGCCCTACCTCCGTGCCGCGACCGCCGAGGGCGAGCGCGCCGCCGCCAACAATCTGGGTGTCCTGCTCCACCAGCGCGGCTATGTCGAGGAGGCGGCGGGCTGGTGGCGGATCGCCGCCGTCGCCGGGTCCGCCGCCGCCGCCCACGCCCTCGGCCGCCACTACCGCGAGCGCGGCGACGAGCCCGCCGCCGAGTACTGGCTGCGCCAGTCCGCCGAGCAGGGCCACGCCCTCGGCGCCTACGCGCTCGCCGACCTGCTGGAGCACCGCAGCGACGTCGGCGCCGAGCGCTGGCTGCGCGCCGCCGCCGAGCAGGGGCACCGCGAGGCGTCGTACCGGCTGGCGCGCGCGCTGGAGCGCCGGGCCAAGGAGAGCGCGCGCTCCGGCGCGGACGTCGTCTACAGCAGCAACAGGGGCCAGTACGAGACCGGTACGGGCCGGCCGGTCCCCCCGGGCGCCCGGGGCTCCGCCGCGCCTTCGCCGCCGCGTGCGGACCGCGCTGACCGCTCGGACCGTACGGGCCGGGCTGACCGCCTGGACCGCCTCGATCGCCCGGACCCGCTCGACCGCCTCGGCCGGCCCGGCCGCGCCGCCCGCCAGGACCGCCGCGCCGGGGCCGACGGCCCGACGCTGATCAGCGAGGCCGCGCAGTGGTACCAGCAGGCCGCCGCGCGCGGCCACCGCCGCGCCGCCCTGCACCTCGGCGCGATCCTGGAGAAGCGCGGCGAGCTCAAGGAGGCCGGCCGCTGGTACCTGACCGCCGCCAAGGACGGCGAGGCCAGGGCCGCCTGCGCGCTGGGCTTCCTGCTGCGCGACGCCGGGGACGAGGAGAGCGCCGCCGTCTGGTGGCTGCGCGCCGCCCAGGACGGGGACGGCAACGCCGCCAACGCCCTCGGCGCCCTGCACGCCGCCCGGGGCGAGCCGCAGACCGCCGAGCGCTGGTACCGCGCCGCCATGGACGCGGGCGACGTCAACGGCGCGTACAACCTCGGGCTGCTCTGCGCCGCCCAGGACCGTACCGTCCAGGCCGAGCAGTGGTACCGCCGCGCCGCCTACGCGGGCCACCGCGAGGCCGCCAACGCGCTGGCCGTCCTGCTCCTCCAGGCCGACGACGCGACCGGCGCCGAGCCCTGGTTCTCCAAGGCCGCCGAGGCGGGCAGCGTGGACGCCGCGTTCAACCTGGGCATCCTGCACGCGGGCCGCGACGAGGACCGTACGGCCCTGCGCTGGTACGAGCGCGCGGCGGCGGCCGGGCACACGGAAGCGGCCCTCCAGGTGGGCATCGCCTACCTGCGGGACGGCGACGAGCAGTCCGCCGAGCGCCACCTGCGCTGCGCCGCGGGCGGCGGCAGCGCCGAGGCCGCCTTCCGGCTGGCCACGGTGCTCGACGCGCGCCGGCCGCCCCCGGGGCCGCCCGCGCTCGGGGAGACGTACCCGGAGAAGAGCGAGTGCGAGCAGTGGTACGAGCGCGCCGCCGAGCAGGGCCACCGCCGGGCCCAGGTGCGCGTCGGCATGCTCGCGGCGGGCCGCGGGGACATGACCGACGCCGCCCGGTGGTACCGCGAGGCCGCCGAGGCGGGCAGCCGGAACGGCGCCTTCAACCTCGGCCTCCTGCTGGCCCGTGAGGGCGGCGAGCGGGAGGCGGCCCTGTGGTGGACCCGCGCCGCGCAGGCCGGTCACGGCCGGGCCGCGCTGCGCCTCGCGCTGCTCGCGGCCCGCAGGGGCGAGCTGACCGAGGGCCAGCGCTGGTGCGCCCGCGCCGTCGAGCTGGGCCCCTCGGAGGTCTCGGAACGGGCGGCGCGGCTGCGCGACGCGCTCCACCAGGAGCTGACGGCGTGA
- a CDS encoding catalase, translating to MTLEAHVTQGPLTTESGAPLADNQNSETAGAGGPVLVQDQALLEKLAHFNRERIPERIVHARGAGAYGTFTLTRDVSQWTRAKFLSEVGKETETFLRFSTVAGNLGSADAVRDPRGFALKFYTEEGNYDLVGNNTPVFFIKDAIKFPDFIHTQKRDPYTGSQEADNVWDFWGLSPESTHQVTWLFSDRGIPATLRHMNGYGSHTFQWNNEAGEVFWVKYHFKTDQGIKNLTTEEAVQVSGLDPDSHQRDLRESIERGDFPSWTVQVQIMPAAEAATYRFNPFDLTKVWPHADYPPIEIGKLELNRNPENIFAEVEQSIFSPAHFVPGIGPSPDKMLQGRLFAYGDAHRYRVGINADHLPVNRPHATEARTNSRDGYLYDGRHKGTKNYEPNSFGGPFQSDRPLWQPTPVTGVTGNTEAPVHAEDNDFVQAGNLYRLLSEDEKSRLIENLAGFISKVSRDDIAERAVNNFRQADGDFGKRLESAVQALRG from the coding sequence ATGACGCTGGAGGCGCACGTGACGCAGGGACCACTGACGACGGAGTCCGGGGCTCCGCTGGCCGACAACCAGAACAGTGAGACCGCTGGTGCCGGTGGTCCCGTCCTGGTGCAGGACCAGGCGCTGCTGGAGAAGCTCGCGCACTTCAACCGCGAGCGCATCCCGGAGCGCATCGTGCACGCCCGCGGCGCCGGCGCGTACGGCACCTTCACCCTCACGCGTGATGTCTCGCAGTGGACCCGGGCGAAGTTCCTCTCCGAGGTCGGCAAGGAGACGGAGACGTTCCTGCGCTTCTCCACCGTCGCGGGCAACCTCGGCTCGGCGGACGCGGTGCGCGACCCCCGCGGCTTCGCGCTGAAGTTCTACACCGAAGAGGGCAACTACGACCTCGTCGGCAACAACACCCCGGTGTTCTTCATCAAGGACGCCATCAAGTTCCCCGACTTCATCCACACCCAGAAGCGCGACCCGTACACGGGCTCGCAGGAGGCGGACAACGTCTGGGACTTCTGGGGTCTGTCGCCCGAGTCCACCCACCAGGTGACGTGGCTGTTCAGCGACCGCGGCATCCCGGCGACGCTGCGCCACATGAACGGGTACGGCTCGCACACGTTCCAGTGGAACAACGAGGCCGGCGAGGTCTTCTGGGTCAAGTACCACTTCAAGACGGACCAGGGGATCAAGAACCTCACCACGGAGGAGGCCGTCCAGGTCTCCGGCCTGGACCCGGACAGCCACCAGCGTGACCTGCGCGAGTCCATCGAGCGCGGCGACTTCCCGTCCTGGACCGTGCAGGTCCAGATCATGCCGGCGGCCGAGGCGGCCACGTACCGCTTCAACCCGTTCGACCTGACCAAGGTGTGGCCGCACGCGGACTACCCGCCGATCGAGATCGGCAAGCTGGAGCTCAACCGCAACCCGGAGAACATCTTCGCCGAGGTCGAGCAGTCCATCTTCTCGCCGGCGCACTTCGTGCCGGGCATCGGTCCCTCCCCGGACAAGATGCTCCAGGGCCGTCTCTTCGCGTACGGCGACGCCCACCGCTACCGCGTCGGCATCAACGCCGACCACCTGCCGGTGAACCGTCCGCACGCCACGGAGGCGCGCACGAACAGCCGGGACGGCTACCTGTACGACGGCCGTCACAAGGGCACCAAGAACTACGAGCCCAACAGCTTCGGCGGCCCCTTCCAGAGCGACCGCCCGCTGTGGCAGCCGACCCCGGTCACCGGCGTCACCGGCAACACCGAGGCGCCCGTGCACGCCGAGGACAACGACTTCGTCCAGGCGGGCAACCTGTACCGGCTGCTCTCCGAGGACGAGAAGAGCCGTCTGATCGAGAACCTCGCCGGGTTCATCTCGAAGGTGTCGCGTGACGACATCGCCGAGCGCGCGGTGAACAACTTCCGCCAGGCGGACGGCGACTTCGGCAAGCGGCTGGAGTCCGCGGTCCAGGCCCTGCGCGGCTGA
- a CDS encoding CBS domain-containing protein: MLVRDAMSSVVLTIGPTHTLRQAARLMAARRVGAAVVLDPDHCGIGILTERDILVSLGAGQSPDAETAGTHTTGDVVFAAPSWTLEQAAEAMTYGGFRHLIVLDDHEPVGIVSVRDIIRCWAPAKTRAAVMAG; encoded by the coding sequence ATGCTCGTCCGTGACGCCATGAGTTCGGTGGTCCTCACCATCGGCCCCACCCACACCCTCCGCCAGGCCGCCCGGCTGATGGCGGCCCGCCGGGTCGGCGCCGCCGTCGTCCTCGACCCCGACCACTGCGGGATCGGCATCCTCACCGAGCGGGACATCCTGGTCTCGCTCGGCGCGGGACAGAGCCCGGACGCCGAGACCGCGGGCACCCACACCACGGGCGACGTCGTCTTCGCCGCCCCGTCGTGGACGCTCGAACAGGCGGCGGAAGCGATGACGTACGGCGGCTTCCGCCACCTGATCGTGCTCGACGATCACGAACCCGTCGGCATCGTCTCCGTACGCGACATCATCCGCTGCTGGGCCCCGGCCAAGACCCGGGCCGCCGTCATGGCGGGGTGA
- the aroA gene encoding 3-phosphoshikimate 1-carboxyvinyltransferase, translating into MTESSVQPALWPAPSARGAVEATVTVPGSKSVTNRGLILASLAAEPGWLRRPLRSRDSLLMAEALRAMGVGIEETVSSSSAAAGRDGFTGEAWRVIPAGLYGPATVDVGNAGTVMRFLPPVAALADGPVHFDGDPRSYERPLGAVIEALRVLGARIDDEGRGSLPLTVQGGGALDGGSVEIDASSSSQFVSALLLSGARFNQGVEVRHVGSSLPSMPHIRMTVDMLRAVGAQVDEPETGGEPNVWRVSPSALLGRDLTVEPDLSNAQPFLAAALVTGGRVTIPDWPEHTTQPGDALREIFTKMGGSCEWSMTNEGSALTLTGTGRIHGIDVDLSEVGELTPGIAAVAALADSPSTLRGVAHLRLHETDRLAALTKEINELGGDVTETADGLHIRPRPLHGGVFHTYDDHRMATAGSIIGLVVGGVEIENVGTTAKTLPDFPQMWTDMLAGAGAETETETGPGPGAGAGA; encoded by the coding sequence ATGACCGAAAGCTCCGTGCAGCCCGCCCTCTGGCCCGCCCCCTCCGCCCGCGGGGCCGTCGAAGCGACGGTCACCGTGCCCGGATCCAAATCGGTCACGAACCGTGGACTGATCCTCGCCTCGCTGGCCGCCGAGCCCGGGTGGCTGCGCCGCCCCCTGCGCTCCCGCGACTCCCTGCTGATGGCCGAAGCCCTGCGTGCCATGGGCGTCGGGATCGAGGAGACGGTGTCGTCCAGCTCCGCCGCCGCGGGCCGGGACGGCTTCACGGGCGAGGCGTGGCGGGTGATCCCGGCGGGTCTGTACGGCCCCGCCACCGTCGACGTCGGCAACGCCGGCACGGTGATGCGCTTCCTTCCCCCGGTCGCGGCGCTGGCCGACGGCCCGGTGCACTTCGACGGGGACCCCCGCTCCTACGAACGCCCCCTGGGCGCCGTCATCGAGGCGCTGCGCGTGCTCGGGGCGCGGATCGACGACGAGGGCCGCGGCTCGCTCCCGCTGACCGTGCAGGGCGGCGGGGCGCTGGACGGCGGCTCGGTGGAGATCGACGCGTCCTCGTCGTCGCAGTTCGTCTCCGCGCTGCTCCTGTCGGGCGCGCGGTTCAACCAGGGCGTGGAGGTACGGCACGTGGGGTCGTCCCTGCCGTCGATGCCGCACATCCGGATGACGGTCGACATGCTGCGCGCGGTCGGCGCCCAGGTCGACGAGCCGGAGACGGGCGGCGAGCCGAACGTCTGGCGGGTCTCCCCCAGCGCGCTGCTCGGCCGGGACCTGACCGTCGAGCCGGATCTCTCCAACGCCCAGCCCTTCCTCGCCGCCGCCCTGGTGACCGGCGGCCGGGTCACGATCCCCGACTGGCCCGAGCACACCACGCAGCCCGGGGACGCGCTGCGCGAGATCTTCACGAAGATGGGCGGCTCCTGCGAGTGGAGCATGACCAACGAGGGCAGCGCCCTCACCCTGACCGGCACGGGCCGGATCCACGGCATCGACGTCGACCTGAGCGAGGTCGGTGAGCTGACGCCGGGCATCGCCGCCGTCGCCGCACTCGCCGACTCGCCCTCCACCCTGCGCGGGGTCGCCCACCTGCGGCTGCACGAGACGGACCGGCTGGCCGCGCTGACCAAGGAGATCAACGAACTGGGCGGTGACGTCACGGAGACCGCCGACGGGCTGCACATCCGCCCCCGCCCCCTGCACGGCGGCGTCTTCCACACGTACGACGACCACCGTATGGCGACCGCCGGGTCGATCATCGGCCTGGTGGTCGGCGGCGTCGAGATCGAGAACGTGGGGACGACGGCCAAGACGCTGCCGGACTTCCCGCAGATGTGGACCGACATGCTCGCGGGAGCAGGAGCGGAAACGGAGACGGAAACGGGCCCCGGCCCGGGTGCGGGCGCAGGAGCCTGA
- a CDS encoding DMT family transporter, translating to MAWLLVVVAGILETGFAVCLKLSHGFTRLWPTIAFACFALGSFGLLTLSLKKLDVGPAYAVWTGIGAAGTAIYGMIFLGDIVSVLKLVSISLVIIGVIGLQLSGSAH from the coding sequence ATGGCGTGGCTGCTGGTAGTGGTAGCCGGGATCCTGGAGACGGGTTTCGCGGTCTGCCTCAAGCTCTCGCACGGCTTCACCCGGCTGTGGCCGACCATCGCCTTCGCGTGTTTCGCCCTCGGCAGTTTCGGTCTGCTGACGCTCTCGCTGAAGAAGCTGGACGTCGGTCCGGCGTACGCGGTGTGGACGGGCATCGGCGCGGCGGGCACCGCGATCTACGGAATGATCTTCCTCGGCGACATCGTCTCGGTCCTCAAGCTGGTCTCCATCTCGCTGGTGATCATCGGCGTCATCGGCCTCCAGCTCTCGGGCTCGGCGCACTGA